One region of Stigmatella erecta genomic DNA includes:
- a CDS encoding AMP-binding protein, which yields MAFDVKKILDQLETGAPAGPGVPFWQQESWEDPEGFIAALAAAHTGKGAPLKSRTGQHYDFFHDLVVRHSAVDRAALRVYDRRAGWQVLSYRQLHEQSTRRATEWARQGVKAGAKVCLIYPVGSELLVSFAAALSLGACISFLPAHGKRFLARRLAALAPGHIAAEPHQAALLEGFEKKLLQSRGQDAPAFTSHTYKPTEPVGLLFSPLVAPPATPVKLLAADAWGGALVDGLLTLGLGAGEHLAAPGYHLLQHLPAFLFATLLRGATYLHFELTDLEAQPALLLEHPVRALGVTPALRDLTLRARTPLKNVAHWFRNPEEPLDWQSWRAWAQQCGLSAVPSSNVLVDPSAGGAVLVSPRRVRDVHTEAPPAPGRRWALHDVNMSGQLAPGDLGVFAVLPHEERPLPYAVLTRSYGVYHYGGPITARREGRVYLAEETAEAVSALPFVRGATVVTSPTGGVAGHYRYVLLVFTGAQAVQRGPWLQQIRQFLELELGAEHLPDRIEFIPLYARKVDGQVDSVWCQSQFLTGALHRKSSDPLFQALTQLRGRLLEKEERGM from the coding sequence ATGGCCTTCGATGTGAAGAAGATCCTCGACCAGCTGGAGACGGGCGCCCCCGCGGGCCCCGGGGTGCCCTTCTGGCAGCAGGAGAGCTGGGAGGATCCGGAGGGGTTCATCGCCGCCCTGGCGGCCGCCCACACCGGCAAGGGCGCCCCCCTGAAGAGCCGGACGGGCCAGCACTACGACTTCTTTCATGATCTCGTGGTCCGCCACAGCGCCGTGGACCGCGCGGCGCTGCGCGTCTACGACCGGCGCGCCGGCTGGCAGGTGCTCAGCTACCGCCAGCTCCACGAGCAGTCCACGCGGCGGGCCACGGAGTGGGCCCGGCAGGGCGTCAAGGCCGGGGCCAAGGTCTGTTTGATCTACCCGGTGGGCAGCGAGCTGCTCGTGTCCTTCGCCGCGGCCCTGAGCCTGGGCGCCTGCATCAGTTTCCTGCCCGCCCATGGCAAACGCTTCCTGGCCCGCCGCCTGGCCGCGCTCGCGCCCGGCCACATCGCCGCAGAGCCCCACCAGGCGGCGCTGCTGGAGGGCTTCGAGAAGAAGCTGCTTCAGAGCCGGGGCCAAGACGCTCCGGCTTTCACCTCGCATACCTACAAGCCCACCGAGCCCGTGGGGCTGCTCTTCTCGCCGCTGGTGGCGCCGCCGGCCACGCCCGTGAAGCTCCTCGCGGCGGATGCCTGGGGCGGGGCGCTGGTGGATGGCTTGCTCACCCTGGGGCTGGGGGCTGGCGAGCACTTGGCGGCGCCGGGCTACCACCTGCTGCAGCACCTGCCGGCCTTTCTGTTCGCCACGCTGCTTCGCGGGGCCACGTACCTTCACTTCGAGCTGACGGATCTCGAGGCCCAGCCGGCGCTGCTCCTGGAGCACCCGGTGCGCGCGCTGGGGGTGACACCGGCCCTGCGGGACTTGACGCTGCGGGCCCGGACACCCCTCAAGAACGTGGCCCACTGGTTCCGCAACCCCGAGGAGCCGCTCGATTGGCAGTCCTGGCGCGCCTGGGCTCAGCAGTGCGGCCTGTCCGCGGTGCCCTCCTCGAATGTGCTCGTGGATCCGTCCGCCGGGGGCGCCGTGCTCGTCTCGCCCCGCCGGGTGAGGGACGTGCACACCGAGGCCCCACCGGCCCCGGGGCGCCGCTGGGCCTTGCACGATGTCAACATGAGCGGCCAGCTGGCCCCGGGGGACCTGGGCGTCTTCGCCGTGCTTCCCCACGAGGAGCGTCCGCTGCCCTACGCGGTGCTCACCCGCTCCTATGGCGTGTATCACTATGGCGGGCCCATCACGGCGAGGCGGGAAGGCCGGGTCTACCTGGCGGAGGAGACCGCGGAGGCCGTGAGTGCCTTGCCCTTCGTCCGGGGCGCCACCGTGGTGACGTCCCCCACGGGGGGCGTCGCGGGCCACTACCGGTACGTGCTCCTGGTGTTCACGGGCGCTCAGGCGGTGCAGCGGGGCCCCTGGCTCCAGCAGATCCGACAGTTCCTGGAGCTCGAGCTCGGCGCCGAGCATCTGCCGGACCGGATCGAATTCATTCCCCTCTATGCCCGCAAGGTGGACGGGCAGGTAGACAGCGTCTGGTGCCAGTCTCAGTTCCTGACCGGCGCGCTCCACCGGAAGAGCTCGGACCCGCTCTTCCAGGCACTGACCCAGCTTCGGGGGCGCCTGCTGGAAAAGGAGGAGCGGGGTATGTGA